CTTCCATGTTGCGTCCGCGGTTGGCGCTAGCTCTCTTCCCATGAACTTGGCAGCGTACGCCGATCGGGCGGAGTAGAGGCCGTTGCGCTCCCAAGCCCATCGGATGGTGTCTTGTACCCCTTCTTGAAGCTGCACGTGCTGAACCCGAGTTCACAAGTTTATGAAGTCCGTGAGTGTCAGGGCGTCGATGTTCAGTCCACTGGGAGCTGCCCACGTCCCATTTTGTACTGCTTCCCTGACCATGAGCTGCCTTCGGATTCGGCGCGGTATCCTTGCATATATCGTGGGTGCGATTTCCTCCAGCCGGAACCCGTCCAACCATCGGTCCTCCCAAAAAAGGGCTCTTGTGCCGTCGCCCAGCTCTGTTCGTGTTGTCGCGTTGCACAGCTGGATGGATGCCTTTGGTACTGCTATCGTAAACTCACTCCAGGGTCGTGTGTCATCCACCCACGCCAACCATGGCCAGCGGGCCCGCATTGCTACATTCATCCAGGCGACGTCCAGGATCCCGAGGCCTCCAGCCCACTTGGGCGCGCAAACTGCGTTCCAGGCCATCGCGCAGTTTCCCCCATTTGCCTCCGCCTTGCCACACCAGAGGAATCCTCATAAGATCTTGTTGATCGCCTTGGTTGTCTTCGCCGGTAATTCCATGGCCAACATTGCATGCACTGGCATCGCTGAGAGGACCGATTG
The sequence above is a segment of the Aegilops tauschii subsp. strangulata cultivar AL8/78 chromosome 6, Aet v6.0, whole genome shotgun sequence genome. Coding sequences within it:
- the LOC141025891 gene encoding uncharacterized protein, whose product is MAWNAVCAPKWAGGLGILDVAWMNVAMRARWPWLAWVDDTRPWSEFTIAVPKASIQLCNATTRTELGDGTRALFWEDRWLDGFRLEEIAPTIYARIPRRIRRQLMVREAVQNGTWAAPSGLNIDALTLTDFINL